One stretch of Falco naumanni isolate bFalNau1 chromosome 7, bFalNau1.pat, whole genome shotgun sequence DNA includes these proteins:
- the ARRDC4 gene encoding arrestin domain-containing protein 4, protein MAAAGPGLGPGAGGTVKTLALVLEDEARRGGGGYCSGDTVSGQVLLELAGPLPLRGLRLEAAGRARVAWSESSGAVPGAGTWGAAVRAPGPGPRREAEVRYLDIRQSLLRDPPEGEESLILLDGRHEFPFSFQLPQEPLVTSFTGKYGSIQYYVKAVLERPAAPDQSVQTELQVISHIDVSSPALLTPVLRSQEKMVGCWFFTSGPVSLSAKIERKGYCNGEAIPIYAEIENCSSRLIVPKAAIFQTQTYLASGKTKTFRQMVANVRGNHIASGSTDTWNGKTLKIPPVSPSILDCCIIRVEYSLAVYIHIPGAKKLMIEMPLVIGTIPCIGFSSRNSSITSQFSMDMSWLALTMPEHPEAPPNYADVVSEEEFSRHVPAYPPPIDCEEQLCCPVFAYIQEFRFQPPPLYSEIDPHPTDVEEIQPVSFML, encoded by the exons atggcggcggccgggccgggcctgggccccggggccggcgggacTGTGAAGACGCTGGCCCTGGTGCTGGAGGACGaggcccggcgcggcggcggcggctaCTGCAGCGGGGACACGGTGTCGGgccaggtgctgctggagctggcgGGCCCGCTGCCGCTTCGCGGGCTGCGCCTGGAggccgccggccgggcccgcGTCGCTTGGAGCGAGAGCTCGGGCGCCGTCCCCGGGGCGGGAACCTGGGGGGCGGCGGTGcgggcgccggggccggggccgcgaCGGGAGGCGGAGGTGCGGTACCTGGACATCCGGCAGAGCCTGCTGCGGGACCCGCCCGAAG GTGAGGAAAGCTTAATTCTTCTAGATGGAAGACATGAATTTCCGTTCAGCTTTCAACTCCCTCAAGA ACCTCTGGTGACCTCTTTTACTGGGAAGTATGGCAGTATCCAATACTACGTGAAAGCAGTTCTGGAGAGGCCTGCAGCACCTGATCAAAGTGTACAGACAGAGCTTCAGGTCATTAGCCATATCGACGTCAGCTCACCAGCTTTATTG ACACCTGTTCTAAGAAGTCAGGAGAAGATGGTTGGCTGTTGGTTTTTCACCTCTGGGCCAGTGTCTCTCAGTGCCAAAATTGAGAGGAAGGGATACTGTAATG gGGAAGCCATACCAATCTATGCAGAAATTGAGAACTGCTCTTCTCGTTTGATTGTTCCAAAAGCTGCCATTTTCCAAACACAAACTTACCTGGCCAGTGGGAAGACAAAAACTTTCCGACAGATGGTTGCCAATGTCCGAGGAAACCATATTGCCTCTGGGAGTACAGATACCTGGAATGGGAAAACTCTGAAAATCCCACCTGTATCCCCCTCTATACTTGACTGCTGTATTATTAGAGTAGAATATTCATTAGCT GTATATATCCATATTCCTGGTGCTAAGAAATTGATGATTGAAATGCCTCTGGTGATTGGCACTATTCCATGTATTGGATTTTCAAGCAGAAACTCCAGCATTACCAGCCAGTTTAGTATGGATATGAGTTGGCTGGCATTGACCATGCCAGAACACCCTGAAG CACCACCAAATTATGCTGATGTCGTGTCTGAGGAAGAGTTCTCCAGACATGTTCCTGCTTATCCACCACCAATTGACTGTGAGGAACAATTGTGTTGTCCTGTCTTTGCTTACATACAAGAGTTCCGGTTTCAGCCTCCACCTCTTTATtcagag ATTGATCCACATCCAACTGATGTAGAAGAAATTCAGCCTGTTTCATTCATGCTCTGA